One stretch of Gopherus flavomarginatus isolate rGopFla2 chromosome 2, rGopFla2.mat.asm, whole genome shotgun sequence DNA includes these proteins:
- the LOC127044914 gene encoding prolactin-releasing peptide receptor-like, with protein MEPIGNWDRLSTNDSINEIILKNSSNSSSQFTGVQLIQSFKPLIIPCYTLVVLIGIFGNYLLLYVICRTKKMHNVTNFFIGNLAFSDMLMCATCVPFTLAYAFNPQGWIFGKFLCYFVFLMQPMTVYVSVFTLTAIAVDRYYATVHPLKKRISVTTCVYVVGGIWLLSCALVAPAIAHTYHVEFQKEGFAICEEFWMEEEKERLAYAYSTLIITYILPLSAVSLSYICITVKLKNRVVPGHPTQSQTEFDRVRKRKVFRLIVLVVAAFGICWLPIHVFNIIRDIDINLINKHYFLLIQLLCHWFAMSSSCCNPFLYAWLHDRFRSELKKMFTFKQKIIPTNNCVAVSVML; from the exons ATGGAACCAATTGGGAATTGGGACAGGCTCTCGACCAACGACAGCATCAACGAGATCATCCTCAAGAACAGCTCCAATTCCAGCTCTCAGTTTACAGGAGTCCAGTTGATCCAGTCCTTCAAGCCCCTCATCATCCCCTGCTACACCTTGGTGGTGCTGATTGGCATCTTCGGCAACTATCTTCTCCTCTACGTCATCTGTAGGACCAAAAAGATGCACAATGTCACCAACTTCTTTATCGGGAACTTGGCTTTTTCAGATATGCTGATGTGTGCAACGTGTGTTCCTTTTACCCTGGCCTATGCCTTCAACCCACAGGGCTGGATCTTTGGGAAGTTCTTGTGTTACTTCGTGTTCCTGATGCAGCCTATGACCGTCTATGTGTCTGTCTTCACCCTCACAGCTATTGCTGTAGACAG GTACTATGCCACGGTGCACCCACTGAAGAAACGCATCTCGGTCACCACCTGTGTGTATGTGGTGGGTGGAATCTGGTTGCTGTCCTGTGCGCTGGTGGCCCCTGCCATCGCCCACACATATCACGTGGAGTTCCAGAAGGAGGGCTTTGCCATCTGCGAGGAGTTctggatggaggaggagaaggagcgcCTGGCCTATGCCTACAGCACCCTGATCATCACCTACATCCTGCCCCTCTCAGCTGTCTCCCTCTCGTACATCTGCATTACAGTCAAGCTGAAGAACCGTGTAGTGCCCGGTCACCCAACGCAAAGCCAGACAGAGTTTGACCGGGTGAGGAAGAGGAAGGTCTTCCGGCTTATTGTGCTGGTGGTGGCTGCCTTTGGGATCTGCTGGCTCCCCATCCACGTCTTCAACATCATTCGTGACATAGATATCAATCTCATCAACAAGCACTACTTCCTGCTCATCCAGCTGCTCTGCCACTGGTTTGCCATGAGCTCCTCCTGCTGCAACCCCTTCCTCTACGCCTGGCTGCATGACCGCTTCCGCAGTGAGCTGAAGAAGATGTTCACCTTCAAGCAGAAAATCATCCCCACTAATAACTGCGTAGCCGTGAGCGTGATGCTCTGA